A genomic window from Exiguobacterium acetylicum DSM 20416 includes:
- a CDS encoding response regulator transcription factor encodes MHTIYLVDDEVNLNRVLVKYLEQEGWQVKSFTSGEAAASAIVEKPDLWILDIMLPDMDGFQLIKRIKAHDETTPVIFISARDEDIDKIIGLEMGSDDYIAKPFLPRELVIRVKKILARTYATPKSGVIQYGDYMIYPEKRIIEENGQEIDLTSKEYDLLILFATQIGTPMSREQILVSVWGDDYFGSDRVVDDLVRRVRKKLSKLELETIYGIGYRLVSA; translated from the coding sequence ATGCATACAATCTATTTAGTTGATGATGAAGTGAACTTGAATCGTGTACTCGTGAAATATTTGGAGCAAGAAGGATGGCAGGTGAAATCGTTTACGTCTGGTGAGGCGGCAGCCTCTGCCATCGTTGAAAAGCCTGACTTATGGATTTTAGACATCATGCTACCGGATATGGATGGTTTTCAATTGATTAAACGGATCAAGGCACATGATGAGACGACACCTGTCATTTTCATCTCGGCTCGGGATGAGGATATCGATAAAATCATTGGTCTTGAGATGGGATCGGACGATTACATCGCAAAACCGTTCCTTCCGCGAGAACTCGTCATCCGCGTCAAAAAGATTTTGGCACGAACGTATGCGACACCAAAGAGTGGTGTCATCCAATACGGTGATTATATGATTTATCCAGAGAAACGAATCATCGAAGAGAATGGTCAAGAAATCGATTTGACGTCGAAAGAATACGATCTATTGATTTTATTCGCCACACAAATTGGGACGCCGATGTCACGCGAGCAGATTCTCGTCAGCGTCTGGGGTGACGATTATTTCGGTTCAGACCGAGTCGTCGATGATCTCGTTCGTCGCGTCCGTAAAAAATTATCGAAGCTTGAGCTCGAAACGATTTACGGTATCGGTTATCGCTTGGTGTCTGCATGA
- a CDS encoding competence protein ComK, whose product MSYPITEETLALIPRYGQYGEPQTLVIKEHSESILDGHPIKLIEESCLYFGSSMRGRIEAARHILGPNRKTPVLVDWQAQTIFFPTTAKEKAECIWINFKQMKTVQKKSGKVQVEFQTGQCIDTDASAYSIERQRIKTLELAYEMQRRFQLPEFKNR is encoded by the coding sequence ATGTCATACCCAATCACGGAAGAAACGTTAGCCTTGATCCCGCGATACGGTCAATACGGTGAACCGCAGACACTCGTCATCAAGGAACATTCTGAAAGTATTTTAGATGGTCATCCCATTAAGTTGATTGAAGAATCCTGTTTGTATTTTGGTTCGTCGATGCGTGGAAGAATTGAAGCAGCGCGGCATATTCTTGGTCCGAACCGAAAGACACCTGTTTTAGTGGATTGGCAAGCACAGACGATTTTCTTTCCAACGACCGCAAAAGAAAAGGCAGAATGTATTTGGATTAATTTTAAACAGATGAAGACTGTTCAGAAAAAATCGGGTAAAGTACAAGTCGAATTTCAGACCGGGCAATGTATCGATACCGATGCATCTGCGTACAGCATCGAGCGACAACGGATTAAAACGCTGGAACTGGCGTATGAAATGCAACGTCGTTTTCAGTTGCCGGAGTTTAAGAATCGGTGA
- a CDS encoding sensor histidine kinase, with amino-acid sequence MKNRSLGFQIWAMFLLVIVTLSAVILLVIRSSIGNFIDEQVYATLENSEVFFSKDASVIEMLQDNPIEFDRRKQESRSVNILLLSKNGKLYYGGAPQQLINQMYRDAIDQKTVTAKYTTRLDKEDVYYSIRKIEDSGETYYRVSYVWDAYRQELITQLFSKIGFVVIIGSIFTLFIAFWLARRLTQPLVEIEGAVGKIAAQKWDTPLPLDRGDEIGRLARSVDAMRMDLEKQDKAQKSLLQNISHDLKTPIMVIRSYAQSISDGIYPDGDLTGSVSVIDEEAERLEKKVAALLYVTKLDYFELDRSTWDNVDIDRMVHLLKNRFSGTKSLEWHVSGEAGIVLGEGEQLRVALENVMDNAIRYAETRIDIRLSGTADQVHIEIENDGPPLDASSPLFHQFSRGKEGKFGLGLYIVKRIVERHDGTVAIENRSAGNGVGKVCVIFNFPRHFIVQEEKKPKEF; translated from the coding sequence ATGAAAAACCGCAGTCTTGGATTCCAGATTTGGGCGATGTTTCTGCTCGTCATCGTCACGCTTTCTGCGGTCATTCTCCTGGTCATCCGGTCATCGATCGGAAATTTCATCGATGAACAGGTCTATGCGACACTTGAGAATAGCGAAGTCTTCTTCTCGAAAGATGCTTCCGTCATCGAGATGCTTCAAGATAATCCGATTGAATTTGACCGCCGGAAACAGGAGTCCCGTTCTGTGAATATCCTACTTCTTTCTAAAAACGGAAAGCTCTATTACGGTGGAGCGCCACAACAGCTGATCAATCAGATGTACCGTGATGCGATTGATCAAAAAACAGTTACGGCAAAGTATACGACGCGTCTTGATAAAGAAGATGTCTACTACAGTATTCGAAAAATCGAGGATAGTGGTGAAACGTACTATCGTGTCTCCTATGTTTGGGATGCGTATCGACAAGAACTGATTACGCAGTTATTCTCGAAAATCGGATTCGTCGTCATCATCGGAAGTATCTTTACGCTATTCATTGCGTTTTGGTTAGCACGACGTTTGACACAACCACTCGTTGAAATCGAGGGAGCGGTCGGTAAAATCGCGGCTCAAAAATGGGATACACCACTTCCGCTTGACCGCGGGGATGAAATCGGACGACTCGCACGATCCGTCGATGCGATGCGGATGGATCTTGAAAAGCAGGATAAGGCACAAAAATCATTACTTCAAAACATCTCCCATGATTTGAAAACGCCAATCATGGTTATTCGAAGTTATGCCCAGTCCATCTCAGACGGGATTTATCCAGATGGTGATTTGACCGGATCCGTATCCGTCATTGATGAAGAGGCGGAGCGGTTAGAGAAAAAAGTCGCGGCTCTACTTTATGTCACGAAGCTCGACTATTTCGAGCTCGATCGTTCGACCTGGGACAATGTTGACATCGACCGGATGGTGCATCTGTTGAAAAATCGCTTTTCTGGAACGAAGTCACTGGAATGGCATGTCAGCGGAGAAGCAGGAATTGTTCTTGGTGAAGGAGAGCAGTTACGTGTTGCGCTAGAAAATGTCATGGACAATGCGATTCGTTATGCCGAAACACGAATCGATATCCGATTGTCCGGAACAGCGGATCAGGTGCATATCGAAATCGAAAATGACGGACCACCGCTTGACGCCTCCTCGCCACTGTTCCATCAATTCTCACGTGGCAAGGAAGGAAAGTTTGGGCTTGGTCTCTATATCGTCAAACGGATCGTTGAGCGTCATGATGGAACGGTCGCAATCGAAAACCGTTCTGCGGGAAATGGAGTTGGAAAAGTTTGTGTGATTTTTAATTTCCCACGTCATTTTATTGTGCAAGAGGAAAAAAAACCAAAAGAATTTTAA